TCTACAGAAAGTTCATCCTCAAGGATGGGTATATCTGCGGAGGTATATTTGTCGGGGATATCGAAAAAGCGGGGATCATAACGGGACTCATAAAGAACAGGATCCTCCTCGAAGGGGACGTCTCGTGGCTGCTCTCGGGGGCCCCGCAGCTGATCTGGCTGAACAAAACATACAGGGACGAAAAACTCACGAAACCGGTGTATAGTTAATCCAGGACATGCAGACCTCAGATAAAAAGATAGGATTTGCTGTTCCTGACCGGGAGGCCCTCGAGAGAATCAACAGACTCACGATGGTCTACATCGTTACCTCTTTCTTCTATCTGATCCTGGGAATGGCCCTCGGGGCGGGGATGCTTGTCACGGGGAACGATAACTTCCTCTTCACCCACGTTCACCTTCTCCTCGTGGGATTCGTGGTGTTTCTCATTTATGGCGTGGGGTACAAACTGCTCCCCACGATGTTCTTCGGGTATCCGGGCCTTCCCTACATACGCCTTGCGTGGCTTCAGTATGCCCTTGCCAATNNNNNNNNNNNNNNNNNNNNNNGCACGATCCTTTTTATTTCGGGAGCCGCAGAGTTCGCCGCCTCCCTGCTCTTCGTCTTCATCATGGTCTCCTGTATTGTAAGCAGATCCGGTTAGGGCATCCCCATCACTCACTTTTGTCTCCCGGCCCACCTTTCCGATCGGAAACGAAGTCATCTCATTGCCCCCTGCGATAAAAGCCTTGTGTTCCCCCCGGTATGGTTATAATCTTAATGGCTAAGAACAGAAGTGGTATGGGGATTGATGAAGGGAAGGCTACATTCCGACAGGGCTTTGCTAGCACTGGTGCTTTTCTCTGTAATCCTTTCCGCCTCTTTCCTTTTTTTCGTGATGTACAAGATCGGGGAGAATAGCATCGTCACCCCGTATCTTGCGTACCTCGAGGAGTCTTCCCACAGGCTGAGTGACCTGGTTGCCGACGCGATTGACGAGCAAGTTTCTGCATTCTGGAAAGATTTCGGTCAAACGATCCCCGGCCCGGGCGAATTCGAGTCCGTTGAGAATAAAACTATCGAGGGGGGCAGTTATTACCCCCTCGTGCTCGTAGAACTCTTTGACGGTTCCGGGAACCTCCGGGGGCGGTGGTTCGATTCCGACGGGGGTGACGGGTTTCCCGCTGATCTCCTGAAAAATTATCCCCTGGGAAAACCCTTTCCTGATGTGCTTTCGCGCAGAGGAAAGGTATACGTGGTGTTCCAGCGGAATCTTCAAAAAGAATCAGGCGGGATGGGGATAAGGGGGGTTGCAGCGCTGGAGGGAGCACCGTTTCTCTCCTCCCTCAAGGCAAGGCCCGAATCGTTGGTTTTCGTTACGGAAGGCCGTTTTTTCCCCATCATGGAGGTGACCGGACAGCGGAACTGCCTGTCCTGCCATCCGGAGAAACCTGCTGGAGGCTCTTTCCCCGTTCCCCACCGGGGATTCATAAAGGGGAGGGGGCTTTTTCTCTCCGGCAGCGTAAAGGGATCTCGATTCGCAATCCAACCCGTGGCTCTGGGAGAAAAGGACGATTCCTATCTCCTCATCGGGTTTCCCTCTGAAGAGACGATCACGTCACTGAACGCCTTCAGGCGGTTGCTATTGCCCACGTGGCTGCTCCTCTGCGTCGTGGTAGCGCTGGGGACCCTGATTCTCTACCGCCGGCTGAAGGACCCGGAAAGGCGCCCTGCTTCAGAGGCGACAGATCTTCATGTCGGCCCGCGCGTCAGCGGGTGGAGAGAAAGTCTTCCACGGAAGCCGGTTCTCCGCAAGGGTGCGGGGGAGGCCGGCTCCCCCCCCTCTGTCCCGGCAGAGGCCGAAATGGATACCGCATGTCAGGGGGACCGTGAAATGGGCGATTACCGGAACTTACGGGAAAAAGCCCTTACGAAGATAAAGGAGCTCAGCGGGTTTTTGAGCGCGGTGAACAGAATTACCTATCCGGAGAGGCTCGGCGAAACGATCGTCTGGAACATGATGAATATCATTCCCGGCGAACTCATTCTCCTCGCCGTAGCGGGAACTGCGGGTCCGGGAGGGGAGTACGATGTGTTCTGCGCGCAGAGATTCAGAAAAGATTCAGTGGCGGAGATGTTCATAAAGAAGATGCAGCGGGAGTTTCCATCCTATGTGAAAAACGTTATCCACACGAGGGTTGTCGACGTGGAGAGGGACTCCTTTTTTGCACGGTATGGCGTGTACAAACACGGCCTGAAAAAGGGGCTCCTTTTGCCTGTCGAGATAAGGGGGGTCATACTCGGGGTCCTGGCGATTTTCAGGCGGGGAGAAGACTCCTTCCCATCCTTTGACATCGAGCTTGCATCGGTCCTGGCCGGACACCTCGGGACGGTTGTCGAAAACGCAAAGCTCCATGAGGAGGTAAAGACAAACTACTTCAACACGCTCAGATCCCTTATCAGCTCCATCGAGGAGAAGGACAGGTACAGGAGGGGCCATTCTGAGAGGGTTGCAGATATTGCCCTTTCGATGGCGGACAGAGCGGGACTGTCGAAGCGCAGAAGGAACATCCTCTTTCAGTCGGCAATCCTTCATGATATCGGGAAGATATCGATAAGCCCGGCCATACTGGGAAAGAGAGGAAGGCTCAGCGACGAAGAGATGCGCCTGGTTCGGCAGCATCCCGTTATCGGCTACCGGATAATTGAGCCCCTGAGCTTTTTGAAAGAAGTGAAGGCGTGTATCAGTGAGCACCATGAACGGTGCGATGGGAAGGGTTACCCGAGCGGCCTAAGCAGGGAAGGCCTGACACTCGAGGGACGCATCCTGGCTGTAGCTGACGCCTTTGATTCCATGATATCAGAGAGGCCTTACCGCAAAGCGATGACCGACCGGGAAGCCATTTCCGAGTTGCAAAGGAACGCAGGAGGGCAGTTCGACCCCGGTGTGGTTGAGCTGTTCGTTTCCGTTTACCGGGAAAAAGAGGCCGGGAAACTATCTTCCCCGCCGCAGAGGGGGTAAATTCCCCTTACATGCGAAACGCCCCGTGTCATTCAACCAGGGGCGTGTCGGGGATGAACTTCCTGAAACCGGATCCTCCCGCTTCGTTTATGTAATAGTATCTCCGGTTCTCCTTCCACATGGGAAGGCAGACGAGCATCGTGTCCCGCTCGTTTTCATCCACGGTGATCACCTTTTCCACGTGATAATGACCGATGATGACCGTGTCGTACCCTTTTTTCGTGGCATGCGATGTAAAGGTTCGGCCCTCGTCCTCCGGGAAGTTGTAGCGGAACCGGGGGTTTGTTTTCTTCAGTTTTCCCTCGAGGTTTCTTGCCAGTGGCAGTGCGATTCCTGCCGGTATGGCCGAAAAAAGTGAGTAGGCAACGCTGTTTTTTGATAAGGATTTCCAGAACCGGTACTGGATGTCGTGCCTGTTCACCGTGTCTCCGTGGAGGAGAAGGATCTTTTTCCCGCCGATTTGCACCGCGAGTTCTCTTTCCGCGATATTTTTGAAGTATTTTTCCACCCACGAGCCGACGAGGAAAAAATCCCTGTTTCCCTCTATGTAGTGGACAGCCAGCCCCCTCTCGGAGAGGGATGCAATTTCGGCGATGACCTTTTCCTGGAAGGGAAAGGTGAGGGTTTTTTTCCCAAACCAGAGATCGAAAATATCACCGAGGAGGAACACCTCGACTCCCTGCCGCCAGGCGTTTCTCATGAGGGAATGGAAAGCTTCCGTGTCCTCATCCAAGTCGTTCAGGTGAGCGTCTGATAAAAATATGGAGGCTTTCGCTTTTATCATTTAGCCGACCCTTGATTCTAATTTGCACAGGTTATATCTTAAAATGTTAAAAATTCAGTATCAATAGATACTCTCGCTATTTTCAGATGGAGGCAGATATGGAGGGATTACTCGATGGCGTGGTGGTGCTCGACCTTTCGCTGCAATTGCCGGGGCCCTTCTGTTCACTTCTCATGGCCGATTATGGTGCCGAAGTTATCAAGGTCGATGAGCCCTTCCCGAGAAAGAGAATAACCTTCGGCGACTCACAGGGACCCGGCGTTACGCCGGGAGAGATATACCTGAACAGAAACAAGAAGAGCCTCACCCTGAACCTGAAGTCCGAAGAGGGAAGGGAGATATTCTACAGGCTCTCGGAAAACACCGATGTCGTGCTGGAAGGATTCAGGCCCGGCGTTTCGGAGAGGCTCGGCGTGCACTACGAACGGCTGGCGGAGATAAACCCCCGTATCGTCTACTGCTCGATTTCGGGATTCGGGCAGACGGGGCCCCGGAGGGGCCAGGCGGCACACGATATAAATTACATCTCCCTTGCCGGGCTTCTCGGGGTCTGCGGGGAAAAGGGGGGAGCTCCCGTTATCCCCCCCGTCCAGATTGCCGATCTGGGTGGCGGTGCCTTCCAGGCACTCTCGGGAATCCTCATGGCCCTATTAGCGAGGGAGAGGACGGGAAAGGGAACGTACGTGGACGTGTCGATGTTTGACGGTGTCATCTCGTGGCTTTCCATCCATGCCGCGCTTTTTTTGCTGACGAATGAGATACCTCAAAGGGGTGAGATGCCGCTAACCGGCCTCTTTCCGGGATACAACACATACCGGTGCCTCGACGGAAAATATCTGAGCGTGGGGGCCCTCGAGGATTGGTTTTTCGACAGGCTCTGCGAGATCCTTGGCAGGCCTGATCTTGCGGGAAGTGCCACTCTGTTCGACCCCGATGGGAGGATCGCGGGTGAGCTGCAGAAAGAGTTTGAAAAGAAAAAAAGGGAGGACTGGGAAAAAATCTTCGAGGGGGAGGACGTGTGCGTTACCCCTGTTCACGATTTCAAGGAGGCTTTCGAAGACCCCCAGACCCGGGCGAGGGAAATGGTCCTGGACCTTGAACATCCCGGCTTCGGGGCCCACAGGCAACCCGGCTTTCCCATAAAATTTTCCGATTTTTCCGGAAAAATAAGAATGCGGGCACCCTACCTGGGAGAGCACAACAGGGAAATCCTGCGAGGTATCGGTTACGGGGAAAACGACATAGAAAAACTCATCAGGGAGAGGGTAATTCGGGATTTTCCGTCTTCCCAATCTCATACGGAAGGGGAGAGTTGAGAACACCCCCTCCCCCCCTTGATTTTGCTTTTGGGTAGATGTAGATATCCAAAAAGAGGTAGAATCAGGTCCTGCTCTACTTTTTTCTCGCCGCTTTTTTGGCTGCCGGTTTTTTGGCTGCCGCTTTTTTTGGAGCCGCCTTTTTTGCCGGGGCCTTTTTGGTTTTATTCTCGCACTCGGCGCACTTTTTACCCTTCGGTCTCGACTTCAGCGCTTTCCAGCCTTTGTTCGTCTTTACGTTTTTAGGGACTTTAGAACACGCCGTCGTCGTGTGATAGGTTGCGCTTCCGATTTTCTGGAAAAAAGCCATTTACGCCTCCTTTGAGAAGTTTTTTTTAACATAGCAAGAAAATTCAATGGAAACAATATTTTTTGTGCGCCGGCAGGGCCATTGTTGCCTTTTTCGGATCAATGAACAGTGAATTCGCGAAATCAATGGTTTTTTGCGAAATTTCTCTTATTGCCCAATCGGTTCTGCAAAATGTTTTGCGCCTCCGCATATCTTTTTCATTCAGTGTCTGAGTTTTTGAGGGAATTGTACATATTTTCGTAAATTTTCAGCACTTCCTTGGAAACCTGATCGGGCAGCCGGACAGGGGTCAGCGTTCCCGGAGGAAGATGTGATACCACCGAGTGGGTGAGAATAGCTGCCGTGATTTTCAGCGTCTCTTTTTTTTCCATGGTCTCCTCCCTTTTATTTTTTGATCCATTTTTTCCCAGTTGTTACGCTACCCTGTGACGGTGACGATTGCAAGACCAACCGGTCGATCGTATACACATACCTTGCTGAGAATGCAATCACCATGTGCCGTCTCAAAGGTGAAAGACTCGAGTTTCCACCTTCCACTATCCCGTCTGTTCTTGCCTGTTCAAAAAGCTTGCGTGAAGGGGCGAACCGAAAACCGGGCACAGAATGATCTGGTCAATTCAAAAGGGATACGGTAAAGTCCAGGTCAACCCTGATACCCTTTCCCCGGGAATTCCCCTCCGGGCTCTTTGCAAGGTATCTTCCGGGTATCTTGAAGACCTTCTCCCTGGCATCCCAGATGATCCTGTTGCTGGTAATTTTCTTCCCGGTTTTCAGGTCCTGAAGACAGGCGCGGATCAGCTCGGTTCTCTTTTTTTCGAGATCGATTTGGGCTTCCTCAGACGAGACGGACAAAAGGGGGACCTCACCCCGCATAACTTCCAGGACGAACCCCTTGATGACCCCTCTCGTGATGACGCCGAGTCCACTTCGTGAAACGGCGATTCCCTTCAATGATGAGATGTGCTCATCGAGGGAGAA
The nucleotide sequence above comes from Deltaproteobacteria bacterium. Encoded proteins:
- a CDS encoding CoA transferase, whose translation is MEGLLDGVVVLDLSLQLPGPFCSLLMADYGAEVIKVDEPFPRKRITFGDSQGPGVTPGEIYLNRNKKSLTLNLKSEEGREIFYRLSENTDVVLEGFRPGVSERLGVHYERLAEINPRIVYCSISGFGQTGPRRGQAAHDINYISLAGLLGVCGEKGGAPVIPPVQIADLGGGAFQALSGILMALLARERTGKGTYVDVSMFDGVISWLSIHAALFLLTNEIPQRGEMPLTGLFPGYNTYRCLDGKYLSVGALEDWFFDRLCEILGRPDLAGSATLFDPDGRIAGELQKEFEKKKREDWEKIFEGEDVCVTPVHDFKEAFEDPQTRAREMVLDLEHPGFGAHRQPGFPIKFSDFSGKIRMRAPYLGEHNREILRGIGYGENDIEKLIRERVIRDFPSSQSHTEGES
- a CDS encoding NAD(P)/FAD-dependent oxidoreductase, with translation HTISMGHVDPPDDTYEVISRIDREKHLYRKFILKDGYICGGIFVGDIEKAGIITGLIKNRILLEGDVSWLLSGAPQLIWLNKTYRDEKLTKPVYS
- a CDS encoding HD domain-containing protein — its product is MKGRLHSDRALLALVLFSVILSASFLFFVMYKIGENSIVTPYLAYLEESSHRLSDLVADAIDEQVSAFWKDFGQTIPGPGEFESVENKTIEGGSYYPLVLVELFDGSGNLRGRWFDSDGGDGFPADLLKNYPLGKPFPDVLSRRGKVYVVFQRNLQKESGGMGIRGVAALEGAPFLSSLKARPESLVFVTEGRFFPIMEVTGQRNCLSCHPEKPAGGSFPVPHRGFIKGRGLFLSGSVKGSRFAIQPVALGEKDDSYLLIGFPSEETITSLNAFRRLLLPTWLLLCVVVALGTLILYRRLKDPERRPASEATDLHVGPRVSGWRESLPRKPVLRKGAGEAGSPPSVPAEAEMDTACQGDREMGDYRNLREKALTKIKELSGFLSAVNRITYPERLGETIVWNMMNIIPGELILLAVAGTAGPGGEYDVFCAQRFRKDSVAEMFIKKMQREFPSYVKNVIHTRVVDVERDSFFARYGVYKHGLKKGLLLPVEIRGVILGVLAIFRRGEDSFPSFDIELASVLAGHLGTVVENAKLHEEVKTNYFNTLRSLISSIEEKDRYRRGHSERVADIALSMADRAGLSKRRRNILFQSAILHDIGKISISPAILGKRGRLSDEEMRLVRQHPVIGYRIIEPLSFLKEVKACISEHHERCDGKGYPSGLSREGLTLEGRILAVADAFDSMISERPYRKAMTDREAISELQRNAGGQFDPGVVELFVSVYREKEAGKLSSPPQRG